The following coding sequences are from one Comamonas koreensis window:
- a CDS encoding NAD(P)/FAD-dependent oxidoreductase, producing the protein MNNNTHSSDVIVIGGGLVGSSVAYGLLRQGLSVTILDGADDTIRPSRGNFGLVWVQGKGFGMADYARWSFGSARQWPALRDELQAQTGIDVELMQPGGLHICLSEEEMAQRVDKLRWLESEVGDPAYRSTVLSRDEAAEHLPGLGPEVAGATYSAMDGHCNPLKLLRALYSANIAKGARIHNRMQVDAIRKDGGIFHVSAGERAWQAPRIVIAAGHATQQLSAMVGMFVPVRPNKGQVFITERVQPFLTHPTNYVRQTDEGTVQIGDSMEELGFDDMVRVPVNARIAARAVKCFPVLANARVVRTWAALRVMSPDGFPMYQESDSHPGAFAVTCHSGVTLAAQHVFCIAPWVATGLRPAAIEAFPATRFTPETEVKPYGI; encoded by the coding sequence ATGAACAACAACACACATAGCAGCGATGTCATTGTGATTGGAGGAGGCTTGGTTGGCAGTTCCGTGGCTTACGGGTTGCTGCGCCAGGGCCTGTCGGTCACGATCCTCGATGGTGCGGACGACACGATTCGTCCCTCACGCGGCAACTTCGGCCTGGTCTGGGTGCAGGGCAAGGGCTTCGGCATGGCCGACTACGCCCGCTGGAGCTTTGGCTCGGCCCGCCAGTGGCCTGCGCTGCGCGATGAACTGCAGGCGCAGACCGGCATCGACGTCGAGCTGATGCAGCCCGGAGGCCTGCACATCTGCCTGAGCGAGGAAGAGATGGCCCAGCGCGTGGACAAACTGCGCTGGCTCGAGTCTGAGGTGGGCGACCCCGCCTACCGCAGCACGGTGCTCAGCCGCGACGAGGCGGCCGAGCACCTGCCGGGGCTGGGCCCCGAGGTCGCGGGCGCCACCTATTCGGCGATGGACGGCCACTGCAACCCCTTGAAGCTGCTGCGCGCGCTCTACAGCGCCAATATCGCCAAGGGCGCGCGTATCCACAACCGCATGCAGGTCGATGCGATCCGCAAAGACGGTGGCATCTTCCACGTCAGCGCCGGCGAGCGTGCCTGGCAGGCGCCGCGCATCGTGATTGCCGCCGGCCACGCGACGCAACAGCTGTCGGCCATGGTGGGCATGTTTGTGCCGGTGCGGCCCAACAAGGGCCAGGTCTTCATCACCGAACGCGTGCAGCCCTTCTTGACGCACCCCACCAACTATGTGCGCCAGACCGATGAGGGCACGGTGCAGATTGGCGACTCGATGGAGGAGCTGGGCTTTGACGACATGGTGCGCGTGCCGGTGAACGCCAGGATTGCCGCGCGTGCGGTCAAGTGCTTCCCGGTGCTGGCCAACGCCCGCGTGGTGCGCACCTGGGCGGCGCTGCGGGTGATGTCGCCCGATGGCTTTCCGATGTACCAGGAGTCGGACAGCCACCCTGGCGCCTTTGCGGTGACCTGCCACAGCGGCGTCACGCTGGCGGCCCAGCACGTCTTTTGCATCGCCCCCTGGGTGGCCACGGGCCTGCGGCCGGCCGCCATCGAGGCATTCCCCGCGACACGATTTACGCCGGAAACGGAAGTGAAACCCTATGGCATCTAA
- a CDS encoding glutathione binding-like protein yields MSTLADFSITRKWPATRPDLLQLYSLPTPNGVKVSILLEELGMPYEVHKISFESNDQTSPEFVGTFPNNKIPAIIDPNGPGGQAIALFESGAIMVYLAEKTGMFLPQDPVKRYETLQWLMFQMGGIGPMFGQVGFFNIFAGKDFEDKRPLTRYVDESKRLLTVLNKHLAGKEWVAGDTYTIADIAIFPWIRNMIVRYNAEALIGWGQYPEVSRVLSHWLQRPAVQRGLLIP; encoded by the coding sequence ATGAGCACCCTCGCCGATTTCAGTATTACCCGCAAATGGCCGGCCACCCGGCCTGATCTGCTGCAGCTGTATTCGCTGCCCACGCCCAATGGCGTCAAGGTCTCCATCCTGCTCGAAGAGCTGGGCATGCCCTATGAAGTGCACAAGATCAGCTTCGAGAGCAACGACCAGACCTCGCCCGAATTTGTCGGCACCTTCCCGAACAACAAGATCCCGGCCATCATCGACCCCAATGGTCCCGGCGGCCAGGCGATTGCACTGTTCGAGTCCGGCGCCATCATGGTCTACCTGGCCGAGAAGACTGGCATGTTCCTGCCGCAGGACCCCGTCAAGCGCTACGAGACCCTGCAGTGGCTGATGTTCCAGATGGGCGGCATCGGCCCGATGTTTGGCCAGGTCGGTTTCTTCAACATCTTTGCCGGCAAGGATTTTGAGGACAAGCGCCCCCTGACCCGCTATGTGGACGAATCCAAGCGCCTGCTGACCGTGCTGAACAAGCACCTGGCCGGCAAGGAATGGGTGGCCGGTGACACCTACACGATTGCCGATATCGCCATCTTCCCCTGGATTCGAAACATGATCGTGCGCTACAACGCCGAGGCCCTGATCGGCTGGGGCCAGTACCCCGAAGTCAGCCGCGTGCTCAGCCACTGGCTGCAGCGCCCGGCCGTGCAGCGCGGTTTGCTGATCCCCTGA
- a CDS encoding NAD(P)/FAD-dependent oxidoreductase, with protein MSNPAIPLNDAPSQVRDLVVIGAGPAGMAAALAAQRRGLDVLLLDEQPQVGGQIYRSITQTDAQRERILGADYVYGKSLADQVRASGLTHWAGASVWQIDPDKTVHVLRNDRTTRIETKSLVIATGAMERPFPVPGWTLPGVMTAGAGQILLKNAAVVPQVPVVLAGCGPLLYLLAAQYLRAGVEIRAVLDTSAGTDWRLAIRHASSLLAGWGYVRKGLGLLREIKSAGIPFFKDVGGLRIEGEDAVRQVRFTSAGHSQQIDCELVLLHQGVVPNTQVSWSLRAEHHWDDEQLCWLPVLDSWGQTSLPGIYIAGDGAGIGGALVAEMQGALAGIGVANSLGFGTSEDGAQQRAQIAQHLRIRPFLNQQYRPKDEFRIPADEVVVCRCEEVTAGAIREQVQLGCVGPNQTKSFSRCGMGPCQGRQCGLTVTEIIAKEANLPPQEVGYYRIRPPLKSLSLAQLAAGV; from the coding sequence ATGTCTAATCCCGCTATCCCTTTGAACGACGCGCCCAGCCAGGTCCGCGACCTGGTCGTGATTGGCGCCGGCCCGGCCGGCATGGCAGCGGCCCTGGCGGCCCAGCGGCGCGGCCTGGATGTGCTGCTGCTGGACGAACAACCCCAGGTGGGCGGCCAGATCTACCGCAGCATCACCCAGACCGATGCCCAGCGCGAGCGCATCCTCGGCGCGGACTATGTCTACGGCAAATCGCTGGCCGATCAGGTCCGCGCCAGTGGCCTGACCCACTGGGCCGGCGCTTCGGTCTGGCAGATCGACCCTGACAAGACCGTGCATGTGCTGCGCAATGACCGCACCACACGCATCGAGACCAAGTCGCTGGTGATCGCCACTGGCGCGATGGAGCGGCCCTTCCCCGTGCCGGGCTGGACCCTGCCCGGGGTGATGACCGCCGGTGCCGGCCAGATTTTGCTCAAGAACGCCGCCGTCGTGCCCCAGGTACCGGTGGTGCTGGCCGGCTGCGGCCCCTTGCTCTACCTGCTGGCGGCGCAGTACCTGCGCGCGGGCGTCGAGATCCGTGCGGTGCTCGATACGTCTGCGGGCACCGACTGGCGCCTGGCGATCCGCCATGCCTCGTCGCTGCTGGCCGGCTGGGGCTATGTGCGCAAGGGCCTGGGGCTGCTGCGCGAGATCAAGTCGGCCGGCATTCCGTTCTTCAAGGATGTGGGCGGCTTGCGCATCGAGGGCGAAGACGCGGTGCGCCAGGTGCGCTTTACCAGCGCGGGCCACTCCCAGCAGATCGACTGCGAGCTGGTGCTGCTGCACCAGGGCGTGGTGCCCAACACCCAGGTGTCCTGGTCCTTGCGCGCCGAGCACCATTGGGACGATGAGCAGCTGTGCTGGCTGCCGGTGCTCGACAGCTGGGGCCAGACCAGCCTGCCGGGCATCTATATCGCCGGTGACGGCGCCGGCATTGGCGGCGCGCTGGTGGCCGAGATGCAGGGCGCGCTCGCCGGTATCGGCGTGGCCAACAGCCTGGGCTTTGGCACCAGCGAAGACGGTGCCCAGCAGCGCGCCCAGATCGCCCAGCACCTGCGCATCCGCCCCTTCCTGAACCAGCAGTACCGGCCCAAGGACGAGTTCCGCATTCCGGCTGACGAGGTCGTGGTCTGCCGCTGCGAAGAGGTGACCGCAGGCGCGATCCGCGAGCAGGTGCAGCTGGGCTGCGTGGGCCCGAACCAGACCAAGTCCTTCAGCCGCTGTGGCATGGGCCCCTGCCAGGGCCGCCAATGCGGTTTGACGGTGACCGAGATCATCGCCAAGGAAGCCAATTTGCCGCCGCAGGAGGTGGGCTACTACCGCATCCGTCCGCCACTCAAATCGCTGTCGCTGGCCCAGCTGGCCGCAGGCGTGTGA
- a CDS encoding (2Fe-2S)-binding protein — translation MASKALFKYLPGHQAGAAGTVSVLVNGAVVRMSPASSLAAGLLAAGITAVRVSPVGQGARAPYCMMGVCFECMVDVNGRPNQQACLITPEDGMEVTTMQAAPSVLDAQEAKHV, via the coding sequence ATGGCATCTAAAGCCCTTTTCAAATACCTCCCTGGCCACCAGGCCGGGGCCGCTGGCACGGTGTCGGTGCTGGTCAACGGCGCGGTGGTACGCATGTCGCCCGCCAGCAGCCTGGCCGCTGGCCTGCTGGCAGCCGGCATCACCGCGGTGCGCGTCTCGCCCGTGGGCCAGGGCGCCCGCGCGCCTTACTGCATGATGGGCGTGTGCTTTGAGTGCATGGTCGACGTCAACGGCCGGCCCAACCAGCAGGCCTGCCTGATCACCCCCGAAGACGGCATGGAGGTGACCACCATGCAGGCGGCGCCCAGCGTGCTGGATGCGCAGGAGGCCAAGCATGTCTAA
- a CDS encoding NAD(P)/FAD-dependent oxidoreductase → MVALVNPASGSSDVLVIGGGLQGLSSAFQLAKAGLRVRLIEAEYCGRHASGVNAGGVRTLGRHVAEIPLALAAREQLWHRLADIIGSDGGFVPSGQLQVAENEADEIKAKARVAMLNGLGFFHEQWVDQQQVRELVPSISPHVVGGIWADRDGYALPYKVATAYRLAAEKLGVQIVEQAPVLRVDHQAGMWQASTAQGAFHAPWLVNTAGAWAADFAAQVGDPVPMVAGGLMLMVTQRVAPFVKPVLGAMGRPLSFKQFDNGTVLIGGGLRCEADASQRHAMVDLNRMPKSAQTVIDLFPHLRDVSIARAWTGIEGFMPDEIPVISPSASADNLVHAFGFSAHGFELSPMTGCIVAELVTKGTSSLPISAFRVDRFAAA, encoded by the coding sequence ATGGTTGCCCTGGTAAACCCGGCATCGGGCAGCAGCGATGTGCTGGTGATCGGGGGCGGCCTGCAGGGCCTGTCCAGCGCCTTCCAGTTGGCCAAGGCAGGCCTGCGTGTGCGCCTGATCGAGGCCGAGTACTGCGGCCGCCATGCCTCGGGCGTCAATGCCGGCGGCGTGCGCACCTTGGGCCGCCATGTGGCCGAGATCCCGCTGGCGCTGGCGGCACGCGAGCAGCTCTGGCATCGCCTGGCCGACATCATCGGCAGCGATGGCGGCTTTGTGCCCTCGGGCCAGCTGCAGGTCGCCGAGAACGAGGCCGACGAGATCAAGGCCAAGGCGCGCGTGGCCATGCTCAACGGCCTGGGCTTTTTCCATGAGCAATGGGTGGACCAGCAGCAGGTGCGCGAGTTGGTGCCCAGCATCTCGCCCCATGTGGTGGGCGGCATCTGGGCCGACCGCGATGGCTATGCGCTGCCCTACAAGGTGGCGACGGCCTACCGCCTGGCGGCAGAGAAGCTGGGCGTGCAGATCGTCGAGCAGGCCCCAGTGTTGCGGGTGGACCACCAGGCCGGAATGTGGCAGGCCAGCACCGCGCAGGGCGCGTTCCATGCGCCCTGGCTGGTCAACACCGCGGGTGCCTGGGCGGCAGATTTTGCCGCGCAGGTGGGCGACCCGGTGCCCATGGTGGCGGGCGGTCTGATGCTGATGGTGACCCAGCGCGTGGCGCCCTTTGTCAAACCGGTGCTGGGCGCCATGGGCCGGCCGCTGTCGTTCAAGCAGTTCGACAATGGCACGGTGTTGATTGGCGGCGGCCTGCGCTGCGAGGCCGATGCCAGCCAACGCCATGCGATGGTCGACCTCAACCGCATGCCCAAGAGCGCGCAGACGGTCATCGACCTGTTCCCGCATCTGCGCGATGTGAGCATTGCACGGGCCTGGACCGGTATCGAGGGCTTTATGCCCGACGAGATTCCGGTCATCAGCCCCAGTGCCAGTGCTGATAACCTGGTGCATGCCTTTGGCTTCTCTGCCCATGGCTTTGAGCTCAGTCCGATGACCGGCTGCATTGTGGCCGAGCTGGTGACTAAGGGCACCAGCAGCTTGCCGATTTCGGCGTTTCGTGTGGACCGTTTTGCCGCTGCCTAG
- a CDS encoding DUF1439 domain-containing protein, which translates to MRRRLFLASSLFAASLLAACSLLAPPSYTLSAAELQTIVAKSFPRSYPLLGLLQLDVQAPSLQLLPETNRIQATMRAEMSGKVLPHRLDGTMVLDFALRYSPADHSLRATQVQVQSLQMTGLPEAMEVMLQAYAPRAAEHAMEDVVVHTLRQEDLERLDKAAELPATFQVTAEGLRIEFVKPQDAK; encoded by the coding sequence ATGCGCCGCCGCCTTTTTTTGGCCTCCAGCCTGTTTGCCGCCAGCCTGCTGGCCGCCTGCTCCTTGCTTGCCCCACCCAGCTACACCCTGTCTGCCGCTGAGCTGCAGACCATCGTGGCCAAGTCCTTCCCCCGCTCCTATCCGCTGCTCGGCCTCTTGCAGCTCGATGTGCAGGCGCCCAGCCTGCAGCTGCTGCCCGAGACCAACCGCATCCAGGCGACGATGCGCGCCGAGATGTCGGGCAAGGTGCTGCCCCACCGCCTGGACGGCACCATGGTGCTGGACTTTGCACTGCGCTACTCGCCGGCCGACCACAGCCTGCGTGCCACCCAGGTGCAGGTGCAGTCGCTGCAGATGACCGGCCTGCCCGAGGCGATGGAGGTGATGCTGCAGGCCTACGCGCCGCGCGCGGCCGAGCATGCGATGGAGGATGTGGTGGTGCACACCTTGCGCCAGGAGGACCTGGAGCGCCTGGACAAGGCCGCCGAGCTGCCTGCCACCTTCCAGGTGACGGCCGAGGGCCTGCGCATCGAATTTGTGAAGCCCCAGGACGCGAAGTAG
- a CDS encoding RidA family protein, with protein sequence MSNDIQRIDSNERLSRIVVHGGVVYVAGVTAGDISGDIGAQTRDVLAKIDGYLKTAGTSKSRLLTVQIWLKDIDKDFAGMNQVWGEWADKANMPTRATCEAKLARPELLVEIIVSAAL encoded by the coding sequence ATGAGCAACGACATCCAACGTATCGACAGCAATGAACGCCTCAGCCGCATCGTTGTACACGGCGGCGTGGTCTATGTGGCCGGCGTCACCGCTGGCGACATCTCGGGCGACATTGGCGCCCAGACCCGCGACGTGCTGGCCAAGATCGACGGCTACTTGAAAACAGCCGGCACCAGCAAGTCGCGCCTGCTCACCGTGCAGATCTGGCTCAAGGACATCGACAAGGATTTTGCCGGCATGAACCAGGTCTGGGGCGAATGGGCCGACAAGGCCAATATGCCCACCCGCGCGACCTGCGAAGCCAAGCTGGCGCGCCCAGAGTTGCTGGTCGAAATCATCGTCAGCGCCGCCCTCTAA